The following are encoded in a window of Caldicellulosiruptor danielii genomic DNA:
- a CDS encoding CtsR family transcriptional regulator, protein MPRLSDIIEEFIKDLIEKKDGEVEIQRNELANFFNCAPSQINYVLSTRFTIERGYYIESKRGGGGSIRIVKVKFENSSNLLENILNNINSPVSQHQANEIVECLLENGVISKREANIMKAALNDKTLPVNQPLKDTLRMLILKAMIISLMNG, encoded by the coding sequence ATGCCAAGGCTTTCTGACATCATTGAGGAGTTTATAAAGGACCTGATTGAAAAAAAAGATGGTGAGGTTGAAATTCAGAGAAATGAACTTGCAAACTTTTTCAACTGTGCACCATCGCAGATAAATTATGTACTTTCCACCAGGTTTACTATTGAAAGAGGGTATTACATCGAAAGTAAACGAGGCGGTGGTGGGTCTATTAGAATTGTAAAAGTTAAGTTTGAAAATTCTTCTAACTTGCTTGAAAATATTCTGAACAATATAAACTCACCTGTAAGTCAACACCAGGCAAACGAAATTGTTGAGTGTTTACTTGAAAATGGTGTGATATCAAAAAGAGAAGCAAATATAATGAAAGCTGCGCTCAATGATAAAACATTGCCGGTGAATCAACCATTGAAAGATACGCTCAGAATGTTAATTCTAAAAGCAATGATAATTTCTCTTATGAAT